In Burkholderia sp. GAS332, one DNA window encodes the following:
- a CDS encoding ethanolamine:proton symporter, EAT family, whose protein sequence is MKSESKNQHVGKVTHHELKQTLGTWQLWGIAVGLVISGEYFGWSYGWASAGTLGFVITAVFIAAMYTTFIFSFTELTTSIPHAGGPFAYARHAFGPTGGYLAGAATLVEFVFAPPAIALAIGAYLHVQFPGLEPKHAAMGAYLVFMALNIVGVQIAAAFELCVTLLAIFELLVFMGVVSPGFQWSNFTKGGWSGADTFSMGSFHGMFAAIPFAIWFFLAIEGVAMAAEEAKNPKRSIPIAYITGILTLVVLAIGVMVFAGAAGDWTKLANINDPLPQAMKYIVGEHSGWMHMLVWLGLFGLVASFHGIILGYSRQIFALARAGYLPEWLSKVHPRFKTPHRAIIAGGVVGIAAIYSDELIQFGGQTLTANIVTMSVFGAIVMYIISMLSLFKLRRSDPNMERPFRAPLFPFFPAFALVAAVICLATMVYFNFLVAIVFAIFLALGYVYFLLTRHQREAAPSDALLEE, encoded by the coding sequence ATGAAATCAGAGTCCAAGAATCAGCACGTCGGTAAAGTCACGCATCACGAGTTGAAGCAGACGCTCGGCACGTGGCAACTGTGGGGGATCGCGGTCGGTCTGGTCATTTCCGGCGAGTATTTCGGCTGGAGCTACGGCTGGGCAAGCGCCGGCACGCTCGGTTTTGTCATCACGGCGGTGTTTATTGCCGCGATGTACACCACCTTCATTTTCAGTTTCACCGAACTCACCACGTCGATTCCGCATGCGGGTGGCCCGTTCGCCTATGCGCGTCACGCTTTCGGTCCGACCGGTGGTTATCTGGCTGGCGCGGCAACGTTAGTCGAATTCGTCTTTGCGCCGCCCGCGATTGCACTCGCGATCGGCGCCTATCTGCATGTGCAATTTCCCGGTCTCGAACCGAAACATGCTGCGATGGGCGCGTATCTCGTCTTCATGGCGCTGAATATCGTCGGCGTGCAGATCGCCGCGGCCTTCGAGTTGTGCGTGACGCTGCTCGCGATCTTCGAATTGCTGGTGTTCATGGGCGTCGTGTCGCCCGGTTTCCAGTGGTCGAACTTCACGAAGGGCGGCTGGTCGGGGGCGGATACCTTCAGCATGGGCTCGTTCCACGGCATGTTCGCGGCGATTCCCTTCGCCATCTGGTTCTTCCTCGCGATCGAAGGCGTCGCGATGGCCGCCGAAGAAGCCAAGAATCCGAAGCGTTCGATTCCGATCGCCTACATCACCGGTATTCTGACCTTGGTCGTGCTCGCCATCGGCGTGATGGTGTTTGCAGGGGCTGCCGGCGACTGGACCAAGCTGGCGAATATCAACGATCCGCTGCCGCAAGCGATGAAATATATCGTCGGCGAACATAGCGGTTGGATGCATATGCTGGTGTGGCTCGGCCTGTTCGGGCTCGTCGCGTCGTTTCACGGCATCATCCTCGGATACTCACGGCAGATTTTCGCGCTGGCTCGCGCGGGTTATCTGCCGGAATGGCTCTCCAAGGTGCATCCGCGCTTCAAGACGCCGCATCGCGCGATCATCGCGGGTGGCGTGGTCGGCATCGCTGCGATCTACAGCGACGAGCTGATTCAGTTCGGCGGTCAGACGCTGACCGCGAACATCGTGACGATGTCCGTATTTGGCGCTATCGTGATGTATATCATCAGCATGTTGTCGCTGTTCAAGCTGCGCCGCTCGGACCCGAACATGGAACGCCCGTTCCGCGCGCCGCTGTTTCCGTTCTTTCCGGCGTTCGCGCTGGTGGCCGCGGTGATTTGTCTGGCAACGATGGTCTACTTCAATTTCCTCGTGGCCATCGTGTTCGCGATCTTCCTCGCGCTCGGCTATGTCTACTTCCTGTTGACGCGCCATCAACGCGAAGCGGCGCCGTCGGACGCTTTGCTCGAAGAGTGA
- a CDS encoding Ethanolamine ammonia-lyase light chain — MSDFLEKNPWNALRQFTNARIALGRAGNSLPTAPLLAFNLSHAQARDAVHHPLDTDVLHEQLRAQSFSTLDVHSAAPDREHYLRRPDLGRRLSDESRAALGQLTIDSPEVVFVIGDGLSAFAASKQSIPLLQAVIPRLADWKIGPVVVARQARVALGDEIGELLNAKLVVMLIGERPGLSSPDSLGIYLTYAPKVGCSDAQRNCISNVRPEGLNYESAAHKLHYLLTHARRLGLTGVGLKDDSDTLLASTPVTPVVGDGSN; from the coding sequence ATGAGCGACTTCCTCGAAAAGAATCCATGGAATGCACTGCGGCAGTTCACCAATGCACGCATCGCGTTGGGCCGCGCGGGCAACAGCTTGCCGACGGCGCCGTTGCTGGCGTTCAACCTGTCGCATGCGCAAGCGCGCGACGCCGTGCATCATCCGCTCGATACGGACGTACTGCACGAACAACTGCGCGCACAAAGTTTCAGCACGCTGGATGTGCATAGTGCGGCACCTGATCGCGAGCATTATTTGCGGCGCCCGGATCTTGGAAGGCGTTTAAGCGATGAGAGCCGCGCGGCGCTAGGGCAACTCACGATCGACTCACCCGAGGTGGTGTTCGTCATCGGCGACGGCCTCTCTGCATTCGCTGCGTCGAAGCAATCGATCCCGCTGCTGCAAGCTGTCATACCGCGCCTGGCGGATTGGAAGATTGGGCCCGTTGTCGTCGCGCGTCAGGCCCGCGTCGCGCTCGGTGACGAGATCGGCGAACTGCTCAATGCCAAACTGGTCGTGATGCTGATTGGCGAGCGTCCAGGTTTGAGTTCGCCCGATAGCCTGGGCATCTACCTGACGTACGCCCCGAAGGTGGGCTGCAGCGATGCGCAACGCAACTGTATTTCGAACGTCCGCCCCGAAGGTCTTAACTACGAATCAGCCGCGCACAAATTGCACTACCTGCTGACGCATGCAAGGCGCTTGGGTCTCACGGGCGTTGGTCTGAAAGACGATAGCGACACGCTGCTAGCGAGTACACCGGTAACGCCGGTAGTCGGCGACGGTTCAAATTAG
- a CDS encoding Fic family protein, whose amino-acid sequence MNRGDWLYIWESPEWPAWRYDLSRLAAPLAEVSRAQGLLFGRLADVGLALRSEASLVALTDDVVKTSEIEGEQLNVASVRSSIARKLGVDIGALAPVDRHVEGVVEMVLDATLNCSAEVSKERLFGWHAALFPTGFSGMSRISVANWRDDSKGPMQVVSGPIGRQKVHFEAPPAARLGMEVDQFLAWLNADTADQPVLKAGLAHLWFVTLHPFDDGNGRIARAIGDLLMARADGSPERFYSLSAQIQRERKDYYDILERTQKGTLDITEWLAWFLDALHRAIDHAQLTLNVVLSKASFWRYWASTPFNERQIKLLNRLLDGFDGKLTSSKWAAIAKCSPDTALRDISELVASGVLKKSAAGGRSTSYELAD is encoded by the coding sequence ATGAATCGCGGAGATTGGTTATACATCTGGGAATCACCCGAATGGCCCGCCTGGCGCTATGACTTGTCACGCCTTGCGGCTCCGCTCGCGGAGGTGTCCCGAGCACAAGGGCTTTTGTTCGGGCGTCTTGCCGATGTGGGGCTGGCACTACGCAGCGAGGCCAGTCTTGTCGCGCTTACCGACGACGTCGTCAAAACCAGCGAGATAGAAGGCGAACAACTCAATGTTGCATCGGTGCGCTCGTCGATAGCCCGCAAGCTCGGCGTCGATATAGGCGCGCTCGCGCCGGTCGACCGCCACGTTGAAGGTGTCGTAGAAATGGTGCTCGACGCCACTCTGAATTGCTCGGCCGAGGTGTCGAAAGAGCGCCTGTTTGGATGGCACGCTGCGCTTTTTCCGACCGGGTTCAGCGGTATGTCCCGGATCAGCGTTGCCAACTGGCGCGACGATTCCAAAGGGCCGATGCAAGTTGTTTCCGGCCCGATTGGGCGTCAGAAAGTCCACTTCGAGGCACCGCCCGCAGCACGGCTGGGAATGGAGGTGGACCAGTTTCTAGCCTGGCTGAATGCCGATACGGCCGATCAACCGGTGCTCAAGGCGGGGCTCGCTCACCTCTGGTTCGTTACGCTGCATCCTTTCGACGATGGCAACGGCCGCATTGCACGCGCCATTGGTGATCTGCTTATGGCGCGCGCTGACGGCAGCCCAGAGCGCTTCTACAGTTTGTCGGCACAGATCCAGCGTGAGCGGAAAGACTATTACGACATTCTCGAGCGGACACAAAAGGGCACACTCGATATCACCGAGTGGCTGGCATGGTTCCTCGATGCATTGCATCGAGCAATCGATCACGCCCAGCTCACGCTGAACGTTGTGCTGTCTAAGGCGAGCTTCTGGCGGTACTGGGCGAGCACGCCGTTTAACGAGCGGCAAATCAAACTGCTGAATCGTCTGCTTGACGGTTTTGACGGCAAGTTGACCAGCAGCAAATGGGCAGCGATTGCAAAGTGTTCACCTGATACCGCATTGCGCGACATCAGCGAACTGGTCGCATCCGGGGTGCTTAAAAAATCAGCAGCCGGGGGCCGCAGCACGTCGTACGAGTTAGCGGATTGA
- a CDS encoding Ethanolamine ammonia-lyase heavy chain produces the protein MSYTETIGSRTYRFADLKTLMAKASPQRSGDQLAGVAAASEEERVAAKIALAQVPLRTFLNEALIPYESDEVTRLVIDDHSPQAFAEISHLTVGDFRNWLLSSTTDTDALTRITAGLTPEMVAAVSKLMRNQDLIAAARKRPVITRFRNTVGLPGRMSVRLQPNHPTDDVKGIAASMLDGLMYGCGDAMIGINPASDNLAAITKLLLMIDDFRQRYQVPTQSCVLTHVTNTISAIEKGAPVDLVFQSVAGTEKANAGFGISLALLQEAYEAGLSLKRGTVGNNLMYFETGQGSALSADAHFGVDQQTCEVRAYAVARKFNPFLVNTVVGFIGPEYLYDGKQITRAGLEDHFCGKLLGVPMGCDICYTNHAEADQDDMDNLLTLLGVAGINFIMGIPGADDVMLNYQSTSFHDALYVRDVLGLRRAPEFEEWLESMQITDARGALLSASLQQPLLEGANDWMGIA, from the coding sequence ATGAGCTACACCGAGACAATCGGCAGCCGCACTTACCGTTTCGCCGACCTGAAAACGTTGATGGCGAAAGCCAGTCCGCAACGTTCGGGCGACCAGCTCGCGGGCGTCGCGGCGGCGAGTGAAGAAGAGCGCGTCGCGGCCAAGATAGCGCTCGCGCAGGTGCCGCTGCGCACGTTTCTCAACGAAGCATTGATCCCGTATGAAAGCGACGAGGTCACGCGTCTGGTGATCGACGATCATTCGCCGCAAGCGTTCGCTGAGATCTCGCATCTGACCGTTGGCGATTTCCGCAACTGGCTGCTGAGCAGCACGACCGATACCGACGCGCTCACGCGCATTACCGCTGGCCTCACACCGGAGATGGTGGCGGCGGTTTCGAAGCTGATGCGCAATCAGGATCTGATCGCGGCGGCGCGCAAACGTCCGGTGATTACGCGGTTTCGCAATACGGTCGGCTTGCCGGGCCGCATGTCGGTGCGCCTGCAACCGAATCATCCGACTGACGATGTCAAAGGTATCGCCGCGTCGATGCTCGACGGTCTGATGTACGGTTGCGGCGACGCGATGATCGGCATCAATCCGGCCAGCGACAATCTTGCCGCGATCACCAAGCTGTTGCTGATGATCGACGACTTCCGTCAGCGCTATCAGGTGCCGACGCAATCGTGTGTGCTGACCCACGTCACCAACACGATTTCGGCGATTGAGAAAGGCGCGCCGGTCGATCTGGTGTTTCAGTCGGTTGCGGGTACGGAGAAGGCGAACGCGGGTTTCGGTATTTCGCTTGCGTTATTGCAGGAAGCGTATGAAGCCGGGCTGTCGCTGAAACGCGGCACCGTCGGCAATAACCTGATGTATTTCGAAACCGGCCAGGGCAGCGCCTTGTCGGCCGATGCGCATTTCGGCGTCGATCAACAGACGTGCGAAGTGCGCGCCTATGCAGTTGCGCGCAAGTTCAATCCGTTTCTGGTTAACACGGTGGTGGGCTTCATCGGACCGGAGTATCTGTACGACGGCAAGCAGATCACGCGCGCAGGTCTTGAAGATCACTTCTGCGGCAAACTGCTCGGCGTACCGATGGGCTGCGACATCTGCTATACGAATCACGCCGAAGCCGATCAGGACGACATGGATAACCTGCTCACGCTATTGGGCGTCGCCGGCATCAACTTCATCATGGGCATTCCGGGCGCGGACGATGTGATGCTCAACTATCAAAGCACGTCCTTCCACGACGCCCTTTACGTGCGCGACGTGCTCGGCCTGCGCCGTGCACCGGAATTCGAAGAATGGCTGGAGTCGATGCAGATCACCGACGCACGCGGCGCATTGCTAAGTGCATCGCTACAGCAACCGCTGCTGGAAGGTGCGAATGACTGGATGGGGATCGCATGA
- a CDS encoding transcriptional regulator, AraC family, whose product MGTWYFGSCPFGNLSQVGDLLMNQSDNRARYETRLGRVLDHIYDHLDEPLDIDRLADIACMSPYHWHRIFQAMYGETVATTVRRLRLHRAAGYLANGSMPIAEIAERSGYSSLQSFSRTFRAVFGVPPAQYRKQGTHSRFRPALSGDDHMTMREVVIHHVEPMEVLSVDHVGPYMQIGKAFDGLFGWLAKHNLLAGQMRMIGIYYDDPGVVAENALRSKAGVLLPHPVQASVTVSTPVSLAHVKGGEYAVLRHKGPYSDMRAAYEWLYGTWLVQSGREAADAPVFEEYLNSPKETAPAELLTEICLPLV is encoded by the coding sequence ATGGGGACGTGGTACTTTGGTTCATGTCCATTCGGCAATCTTTCCCAGGTCGGTGACTTACTCATGAACCAATCGGACAATCGGGCTCGCTACGAAACTCGGCTGGGCCGCGTGCTGGACCATATTTACGATCATCTCGACGAACCGCTGGATATCGACCGTTTAGCGGACATTGCCTGCATGTCGCCGTATCACTGGCATCGCATCTTTCAGGCGATGTACGGCGAGACGGTGGCGACGACCGTGCGACGCTTGCGGCTGCATCGCGCGGCGGGATATCTGGCGAATGGATCGATGCCGATCGCGGAGATTGCCGAGCGCTCGGGCTATAGCAGTTTGCAGTCTTTCTCTCGCACCTTTCGCGCGGTGTTCGGCGTTCCGCCGGCGCAGTACCGCAAACAGGGTACGCATAGCCGGTTTCGTCCGGCGCTTTCAGGAGACGATCACATGACGATGCGTGAAGTGGTGATTCATCACGTTGAACCGATGGAGGTTTTGTCGGTGGATCACGTTGGGCCGTATATGCAGATCGGCAAAGCGTTCGATGGGTTGTTCGGCTGGTTGGCGAAACACAATTTGCTGGCTGGGCAGATGCGCATGATCGGGATTTACTACGACGATCCCGGGGTTGTTGCAGAGAATGCGTTGCGGTCGAAGGCCGGGGTGTTGTTGCCGCATCCGGTTCAGGCTTCGGTGACGGTGAGTACGCCGGTTTCGTTGGCGCATGTGAAAGGCGGTGAGTACGCGGTGTTGCGGCACAAGGGGCCGTACAGCGACATGCGTGCGGCTTATGAGTGGTTGTATGGGACGTGGCTCGTACAGTCGGGGCGTGAAGCGGCGGATGCGCCGGTGTTCGAGGAGTATCTGAATAGCCCGAAGGAAACTGCGCCTGCGGAGTTGCTGACGGAGATTTGTTTGCCGCTGGTTTGA